The following proteins are encoded in a genomic region of Leptospira ryugenii:
- a CDS encoding alpha/beta hydrolase produces the protein MPKALYHKIIHPENSHPNNPMLVLMHGIGSNEEDLLSLANDIPNEFRIISLRGPLSFSPSQFAWYELRQEMGKTIINVEQQEKSLDAIHSSILNFQKEYNTSAKYTFVGGFSQGAVMTYSYTIEHPTHIGGFLAFSGRLLDESKKKFETPDSLKKINALISHGTKDKVISVENAKMAKAFFEDKLKSLLYKEYQIDHRISEAMAKDMNTWLKNRIES, from the coding sequence ATGCCTAAGGCTCTATATCACAAAATCATACATCCTGAAAATTCCCATCCAAACAATCCAATGTTGGTTCTAATGCACGGCATTGGGAGCAACGAAGAAGATCTTTTGAGTCTGGCAAATGACATACCAAATGAATTTCGAATCATTTCGCTACGTGGACCGCTGTCATTTTCTCCAAGTCAATTTGCATGGTATGAGCTGAGACAAGAAATGGGAAAAACGATCATCAATGTGGAACAGCAAGAAAAGAGTTTAGACGCGATACATTCAAGTATTCTGAATTTCCAGAAAGAATATAATACGAGTGCAAAATATACGTTTGTTGGTGGCTTTAGCCAAGGTGCAGTAATGACCTATTCCTATACAATAGAACATCCGACTCACATAGGAGGTTTTTTGGCATTCTCAGGTCGTTTGTTAGATGAATCAAAAAAGAAATTCGAAACTCCAGACTCATTAAAAAAGATAAACGCCTTAATTTCACATGGAACAAAAGACAAAGTAATTTCCGTAGAAAATGCTAAGATGGCTAAGGCCTTTTTTGAAGATAAGCTTAAATCCTTGCTTTACAAAGAGTACCAGATTGACCATCGTATTAGTGAAGCGATGGCCAAAGATATGAATACCTGGCTTAAAAACCGGATTGAATCTTAA